One genomic segment of Phyllopteryx taeniolatus isolate TA_2022b chromosome 12, UOR_Ptae_1.2, whole genome shotgun sequence includes these proteins:
- the LOC133486822 gene encoding frizzled-7-A-like has translation MAAARSTTGFALVRIMWLLCGLSSSPACAQHYNSESGISIPEHGFCQPISIPLCTDIAYNQTIMPNLLGHTNQEDAGLEVHQFYPLVKVQCSADLKFFLCSMYAPVCTVLEQAIPPCRSLCERARQGCEALMNKFGFQWPERLRCEAFPVHGAGEICVGQNTSEPGSSGSSSSSPYAPEPVTLPPSRPKSPPHNQYPEFSCPLQLDVPSYLGYKFMGVKDCGAPCEPNKPTGIMYFREDEVKFGRLWVGIWSILCCVSTLFTVLTYLVDMRRFRYPERPIIFLSGCYFMVAVAYAAGFFLEDKVVCVDKFKDDGYRTVAQGTKKEGCTILFMVLYFFGMASSIWWVILSLTWFLSAGMKWGHEAIEANSQYFHLAAWAVPAIKTITILAMGQVDGDVLTGVCFVGIFNVDALRGFVLAPLFVYLFIGTSFLLAGFVSLFRIRTIMKHDGTKTEKLEKLMVRIGVFSVLYTVPATIVIACYFYEQAFREHWERTWHMQTCKRFAVPCPLHNFAPMTPDFTVFMIKYLMTMIVGITSGFWVWSGKTLQSWRRFYKRLSNGNHGETTV, from the coding sequence ATGGCGGCGGCCAGGTCCACCACTGGCTTCGCGCTTGTGCGGATCATGTGGCTGCTGTGCGGGTTGTCCTCCTCACCCGCTTGTGCTCAACACTACAACAGCGAGAGCGGAATCTCCATCCCGGAGCATGGATTTTGCCAGCCCATCTCCATCCCGCTGTGCACCGACATCGCCTACAACCAGACCATCATGCCGAACCTCCTGGGCCACACCAACCAAGAAGACGCGGGGTTGGAGGTGCACCAGTTCTACCCGCTGGTGAAGGTCCAGTGCTCGGCCGATCTGAAATtcttcctgtgttccatgtacGCTCCCGTGTGCACGGTTCTGGAGCAGGCCATTCCGCCTTGCCGGTCCCTGTGCGAGCGCGCACGGCAAGGGTGCGAAGCCCTCATGAACAAATTCGGTTTTCAGTGGCCCGAGAGGCTTCGTTGCGAGGCGTTCCCGGTCCACGGGGCCGGTGAGATCTGCGTGGGTCAGAACACGTCAGAGCCCGGCAGCTCGGGCTCGTCGTCGTCTTCTCCGTACGCGCCCGAGCCGGTGACCCTCCCCCCCAGCCGGCCCAAGTCTCCGCCGCACAACCAGTACCCGGAGTTCTCCTGCCCGCTGCAGCTGGACGTTCCGTCCTACCTGGGCTACAAATTCATGGGCGTCAAAGACTGCGGGGCTCCCTGCGAACCCAACAAGCCCACCGGGATCATGTATTTCCGGGAGGACGAGGTGAAATTCGGCCGGCTCTGGGTGGGCATCTGGTCCATCCTGTGCTGCGTGAGCACTCTGTTCACGGTTCTCACCTACCTGGTGGATATGAGGCGCTTCCGCTACCCCGAGCGGCCCATTATCTTCCTGTCCGGCTGTTACTTCATGGTGGCTGTGGCGTACGCCGCGGGCTTCTTCCTAGAGGACAAAGTGGTGTGCGTGGACAAATTCAAGGACGACGGCTACAGGACGGTGGCCCAGGGGACCAAGAAGGAGGGCTGCACCATTCTCTTCATGGTCTTGTACTTTTTCGGGATGGCCAGCTCCATCTGGTGGGTCATCCTGTCCCTCACGTGGTTCCTGTCGGCCGGCATGAAGTGGGGTCACGAAGCCATCGAGGCCAACTCGCAGTACTTCCACCTGGCTGCGTGGGCCGTGCCCGCCATCAAGACCATCACCATCCTGGCCATGGGCCAGGTGGACGGCGACGTCCTGACCGGCGTGTGCTTCGTGGGCATCTTCAACGTGGACGCCCTCAGGGGCTTCGTCCTAGCGCCGCTCTTCGTCTACCTGTTCATCGGCACCTCCTTCCTGCTGGCCGGCTTCGTGTCGCTCTTCCGGATCCGCACCATCATGAAGCACGACGGCACCAAGACGGAGAAGCTGGAGAAGCTGATGGTGCGCATCGGCGTCTTCAGCGTGCTCTACACGGTCCCGGCCACCATCGTCATCGCCTGCTACTTCTACGAGCAGGCCTTCCGGGAGCACTGGGAGCGCACCTGGCACATGCAGACGTGCAAGCGCTTCGCCGTGCCCTGCCCGCTCCACAACTTTGCCCCCATGACGCCCGACTTCACCGTGTTCATGATCAAGTACCTGATGACCATGATCGTGGGGATCACCTCGGGCTTCTGGGTCTGGTCCGGCAAGACCTTGCAGTCGTGGAGGAGGTTCTACAAGCGCCTTAGCAACGGTAACCACGGAGAGACGACGGTGTGA
- the LOC133487259 gene encoding frizzled-7-like: MAVNNYGAVLVLRRLRASAVAVSHAHCERDRDPRELGYCQPISIPLCTDVQYNFAIMPTLLGHTTQEDAAAEWRHFEPCWRPGCSADLKLFLCSVYAPVCTGLEEAIPPCRSLCEGARRGCEANITAVGFRLPERIRCETFPVGGLCLQGTGFTV; the protein is encoded by the exons ATGGCTGTGAac AACTATGGCGCCGTCTTGGTGCTACGTAGGCTACGTGCTAGTGCTGTTGCAGTCTCACACGCCCACTGCGAGAGGGACAGAGACCCCCGGGAGCTTGGATATTGCCAGCCCATCTCCATCCCGCTGTGTACCGACGTCCAGTACAACTTCGCAATCATGCCCACCCTCCTGGGCCACACCACCCAAGAAGACGCGGCTGCGGAGTGGCGCCACTTCGAGCCCTGTTGGAGGCCCGGCTGCTCGGCGGACCTTAAGCTCTTCCTGTGCAGCGTGTACGCTCCCGTGTGCACGGGTCTGGAGGAAGCCATCCCCCCGTGCCGGTCCCTGTGCGAGGGTGCACGCCGAGGATGCGAAGCCAATATAACCGCGGTCGGCTTCCGGTTGCCGGAGAGGATCCGCTGCGAAACGTTCCCGGTGGGCGGATTGTGCCTGCAGGGCACAGGCTTCACAGTCTAG